One stretch of Acidicapsa acidisoli DNA includes these proteins:
- a CDS encoding excisionase family DNA-binding protein, whose protein sequence is MDNSPILLSIPAAAHRLSISRSRLYELLAEGGIRSVKSGRRRLVDAASLNQWAANLPQQQLKQSTASKEQPCL, encoded by the coding sequence ATGGACAATTCCCCGATCCTTCTCAGCATCCCCGCAGCCGCCCACCGTCTGTCCATTAGTAGAAGCCGCCTCTATGAACTCTTGGCAGAGGGCGGGATTCGCAGCGTCAAATCAGGTCGTAGGCGATTGGTAGACGCAGCAAGTCTCAATCAATGGGCAGCTAACTTGCCGCAGCAACAACTGAAGCAATCAACCGCATCGAAGGAGCAACCATGCCTCTAA